One part of the Arabidopsis thaliana chromosome 4, partial sequence genome encodes these proteins:
- the MOS1 gene encoding modifier of snc1, protein MTSSTTGDRRWGTTRRSGMTILGKVAVPKPINLPSQRLENQGLDPNVEIVPKGTLSWGSKSSLNAWGTSSLSPRTESGPGSPSHLSNRPSSGGSVTRPSTADSNKAHDSSSSVAWDSNSRPSSASGVFPSNQPSVALQRPHSADTRPGSSQLSRFAEPVSETSATWGQHVAPEKLGVAPSKNDGFSLTSGDFPSLGAEKDTSEKSTRPQDAGPHARPPSSSGRSVEGQGVDCTEEANDRIGDANSWRRENQPYSEDAPRHCREEGQLDSRGSQSYPNANFPPRYDAWRGPPVNNHQGGGWYGGNHPYGAPMGPGGFHMDPFPFYPTQVPPAPGHGAGPRGNHANNERMFRPPMLDSYVHPRMQTRPGFYVGPAPHEGYYGPPMGYGSPSNRDLPFAGRPTGPHAYNNHSGQGGYDTPGSSVSLERNESSHSQETQRPYKVLLKHQDGRFGEDNAKREEFLGNRLPNAEKIAQQMQTSRNERREIRNDASGEVQPVKAELAAPGDPSLIQKIEGLNAKTRTNDGWQNSSSVVNRDEQESQPRTLNSGNSANKVSARNHRTGHASDSKNSSHYNQGDSATNKNAEPAAMGGTSIFRRPTQQTQGRADPQTKRIVNSEGNDAWQKTTVMSGSSHTTLATNTESFREVNVDDSLDTESIRRPGSGISADPKDNQRSTMRELARQRAQQRQKEEEERARDQRAKALAKLEELNRRSQIYEEGSVKNMEAASNASPADMPTDPGSHSSNATNSVEPTGGSGKNTTQNTRTSTEYANNVGPSQQDNLPRDGGASKQKRLGYKQKQNIIFEKKPTGSSVATAEVFDVVPSPEVVNEGVSSNNSDMPATSTVSAESTFPKRKNNRNGKKKHKAEETATMNTTRVAVGKETKSGDESIETARARAAEIELGSVSVPSLDIKVSGDSSEQISSFTNEESQNRAKNNWKSQHVRRTQRNSLVNKPAEKFSGNNAVIWAPVHPQQKADVSTGGGSQTTVPEFGTSSKSQHQGQTSSKSKRVEIERYVPKPIVKEMAEQIVSKNLVTSAPDMSENVNQKENRGGEGTGILQPSGSTAGKSGSPSKSRHGNGRQGKHGREHASWHQRGSGAPTKALEDGQFVTSNQPIRGTVNYHSSKQTEQIAAKDQTTCNKDGWNDGWYMTPETHYSAAEEMESSAVGKDQGMSMHGRQHASRSNKDGGSNYGDPKKGNKRDFNKAHTQHSGHGFSQPDLPAASKEGRVPGDHVWHTANRTGKYGGRESTRDKPYGSQEKNVVGYEHQGFTTEQKTTSADTQAQLQNRSTNKEVQVEQNPNSMFQKNTGQGRRFGRGQESQGGWGLPAQENMHHHHQRPPSNRDRQKQNLHYEYKPVGSHTYDGERSREQSKESSQTEGPRYREKGQGQQRQGGYQQQRGTSGRNGGHGFTGDRN, encoded by the exons ATGACCTCTAGCACGACAGGAGATCGaag ATGGGGTACTACAAGAAGAAGTGGCATGACTATATTGGGAAAGGTTGCTGTTCCAAAACCGATTAACTTACCAAGCCAAAG GTTAGAGAACCAAGGCCTTGACCCAAATGTAGAAATTGTTCCAAA GGGAACACTTAGTTGGGGCAGTAAATCATCACTGAATGCTTGGGGGACATCATCCTTGTCACCACGAACTGAAAGTGGCCCTGGTTCACCAAGCCACCTCAGTAATCGACCTTCTTCTGGTGGAAGTGTCACTCGACCTTCAACTGCCGATAGTAACAAAGCAcatgactcttcttcttctgttgcaTGGGATTCGAACTCGCGGCCTTCATCAGCATCTGGGGTGTTTCCATCTAATCAGCCATCAGTTGCACTACAGCGTCCACATAGTGCAGACACAAGACCAGGAAGTTCCCAGTTATCCCGATTTGCTGAACCCGTGTCAGAGACTTCTGCAACATGGGGTCAACATGTGGCGCCAGAGAAGTTG GGAGTTGCTCCATCAAAGAATGATGGGTTTTCTTTGACTTCTGGAGATTTTCCTTCCCTTGGTGCTGAAAAGGACACTTCTGAAAAGAGTACAAGGCCACAAG ATGCTGGACCTCACGCTCGTCCTCCATCTTCGTCTGGAAGATCTGTGGAAGGGCAAGGTGTAGATTGCACAGAAG AAGCTAATGACCGGATTGGGGATGCCAATTCctggagaagagagaatcaaCCATACAGTGAAGATGCACCTAGACATTGTAGAGAGGAAGGGCAATTGGACTCACGTGGTTCACAATCTTATCCTAATGCTAATTTTCCTCCTCGGTATGATGCTTGGCGTGGTCCTCCAGTAAATAATCATCAAGGAGGTGGCTGGTACGGAGGGAACCACCCGTATGGTGCCCCAATGGGTCCTGGGGGTTTTCACATGGATCCTTTTCCATTTTATCCTACGCAAGTTCCACCTGCTCCTGGACATGGGGCTGGTCCTAGGGGTAATCACGCTAATAATGAAAGAATGTTCAGACCTCCAATGCTTGACTCTTATGTCCACCCAAGGATGCAGACTAGGCCTGGGTTTTATGTTGGTCCAGCGCCACACGAAGGCTACTATGGTCCTCCCATGGGGTATGGCAGTCCCAGCAACAGAGACCTACCTTTTGCAGGTAGGCCTACTGGTCCGCATGCTTATAACAATCATTCTGGTCAAGGTGGATATGATACGCCTGGAAGTTCAGTGTCTTTGGAACGGAACGAGTCATCACATTCTCAAGAAACACAAAGGCCATACAAGGTTCTCCTAAAGCACCAAGATGGGAGGTTTGGGGAAGATAATGCAAAGCGGGAAGAATTTCTTGGAAATAGGCTCCCGAATGCAGAGAAGATAGCTCAACAGATGCAAACTTCAAGAAACGAGAGGAGAGAAATCAGAAATGACGCAAGTGGTGAAGTACAACCAGTCAAAGCAGAACTTGCTGCCCCTGGAGATCCTAGTTTGATTCAGAAAATCGAGGGCTTAAATGCAAAAACTAGAACTAATGATGGTTGGCAAAATTCGTCATCTGTTGTTAATAGAGATGAGCAGGAAAGCCAACCACGTACACTCAATTCTGGGAACTCTGCAAATAAAGTTTCAGCCAGAAATCATCGAACTGGTCATGCAAGTGACAGTAAGAACTCATCACACTATAATCAAGGTGATTCTGCCACAAACAAGAATGCTGAACCCGCAGCTATGGGTGGAACTAGCATATTCAG GAGACCTACTCAACAGACTCAAGGCAGAGCAGATCCGCAGACCAAACGAATAGTGAACAGTGAAGGCAATGATGCTTGGCAGAAGACAACTGTTATGTCAGGCTCCTCCCATACAACTTTAGCTACAAACACAGAAAGCTTTCGCGAGGTTAATGTCGATGACTCTTTGGATACCGAGTCCATCAGGAGGCCTGGGTCGGGAATATCAGCAGACCCAAAGGATAACCAG CGTTCTACGATGAGAGAGTTAGCCAGGCAGCGTGCTCAACAGAGGCagaaagaggaggaagaaagagcGAGAGATCAGCGGGCTAAGGCTCTTGCAAAACTAGAAGAGTTAAATAGACGTTCCCAAATATATGAGGAGGGTTCAGTTAAGAACATGGAAGCTGCATCTAATGCTTCTCCGGCTGACATGCCAACAGATCCTGGATCTCATTCATCTAATGCTACAAATTCCGTAGAACCTACTGGAGGATCAGGAAAAAACACAACGCAAAACACGAGGACTTCAACAGAATATGCAAATAATGTGGGCCCTTCCCAACAGGATAATCTTCCACGTGATGGCGGTGCCTCAAAACAGAAGCGCTTGGGTTATAAGCAGAagcaaaatattatatttgagAAAAAACCGACAGGGAGCTCTGTTGCTACTGCAGAGGTGTTTGATGTTGTCCCGTCTCCTGAGGTTGTTAATGAAGGTGTCTCAAGCAATAACTCAGACATGCCAGCGACGTCAACCGTTTCAGCTGAGTCAACTTTcccgaaaagaaaaaataacaggaatggtaagaaaaaacacaagGCTGAGGAGACAGCAACTATGAATACTACAAGAGTTGCCGttggaaaagaaacaaaatcggGAGATGAGTCAATTGAGACTGCTAGGGCAAGGGCAGCTGAAATTGAGTTGGGGTCTGTTTCAGTTCCAAGCCTGGATATCAAAGTGTCTGGTGATTCGTCTGAACAAATCAGTTCCTTCACTAATGAAGAGTCTCAAAACAGAGCTAAAAACAACTGGAAATCTCAACATGTGCGTAGGACTCAAAGAAACTCACTGGTAAATAAGCCTGCAGAGAAATTTTCTGGCAACAATGCTGTTATTTGGGCTCCAGTACATCCACAGCAAAAAGCTGATGTTTCCACTGGTGGAGGGAGTCAGACTACTGTCCCTGAGTTTGGCACCTCTTCAAAAAGTCAGCATCAAGGACAGACTAGTTCTAAAAGCAAAAGAGTGGAAATTGAAAGATATGTACCGAAGCCTATAGTAAAGGAAATGGCTGAGCAAATCGTCAGTAAAAATCTAGTAACCTCTGCTCCAGATATGTCGGAGAATGTAAACCAGAAAGAAAATCGTGGAGGTGAGGGTACAGGAATTCTCCAACCTTCTGGTTCAACTGCAGGGAAATCTGGGTCTCCTTCAAAGTCAAGACATGGGAATGGTAGGCAGGGAAAGCATGGTAGAGAACATGCATCATGGCACCAGAGAGGTTCTGGAGCACCTACTAAAGCTTTGGAGGATGGACAATTTGTAACCTCAAATCAGCCCATCCGAGGAACAGTGAACTATCACTCTAGTAAGCAAACCGAACAAATTGCTGCCAAGGATCAAACCACATGTAATAAGGATGGATGGAACGATGGCTGGTATATGACTCCTGAAACGCATTACTCTGCTGCCGAAGAAATGGAATCCAGTGCTGTTGGAAAAGATCAAGGAATGAGCATGCACGGCAGGCAGCATGCTTCAAGAAGCAACAAGGATGGAGGAAGCAACTATGGTGACCCTAAAAAAGGCAATAAGAGGGATTTCAATAAAGCTCATACGCAGCACTCTGGCCATGGGTTTAGCCAACCAGATTTGCCTGCTGCTTCAAAAGAAGGTCGTGTCCCTGGAGATCATGTGTGGCATACAGCTAATAGGACAGGTAAGTATGGTGGTCGTGAAAGTACAAGGGACAAACCTTATGGATCTCaggaaaaaaatgttgttggaTACGAGCATCAAGGGTTTACTACAGAACAAAAAACGACATCAGCTGATACACAAGCCCAGTTGCAAAACCGATCTACCAATAAGGAGGTCCAGGTTGAGCAAAATCCGAATAGTATGTTCCAAAAGAACACAGGGCAGGGTCGACGGTTTGGAAGAGGGCAGGAGTCACAAGGAGGTTGGGGTTTACCGGCGCAAGAGAATATGCACCATCACCATCAGAGGCCACCTTCAAACAGAGATAGACAGAAGCAAAATCTGCATTATGAATACAAACCTGTTGGGTCTCATACTTATGATGGAGAACGTAGTCGAGAACAATCGAAAGAGAGTTCTCAGACAGAAGGTCCAAGATACAGAGAGAAGGGACAGGGGCAGCAAAGGCAGGGTGGATACCAACAGCAAAGGGGTACTAGTGGGAGAAACGGTGGTCATGGATTCACTGGTGATAGAAACTAA
- the MOS1 gene encoding modifier of snc1, translating to MTSSTTGDRSRWGTTRRSGMTILGKVAVPKPINLPSQRLENQGLDPNVEIVPKGTLSWGSKSSLNAWGTSSLSPRTESGPGSPSHLSNRPSSGGSVTRPSTADSNKAHDSSSSVAWDSNSRPSSASGVFPSNQPSVALQRPHSADTRPGSSQLSRFAEPVSETSATWGQHVAPEKLGVAPSKNDGFSLTSGDFPSLGAEKDTSEKSTRPQDAGPHARPPSSSGRSVEGQGVDCTEEANDRIGDANSWRRENQPYSEDAPRHCREEGQLDSRGSQSYPNANFPPRYDAWRGPPVNNHQGGGWYGGNHPYGAPMGPGGFHMDPFPFYPTQVPPAPGHGAGPRGNHANNERMFRPPMLDSYVHPRMQTRPGFYVGPAPHEGYYGPPMGYGSPSNRDLPFAGRPTGPHAYNNHSGQGGYDTPGSSVSLERNESSHSQETQRPYKVLLKHQDGRFGEDNAKREEFLGNRLPNAEKIAQQMQTSRNERREIRNDASGEVQPVKAELAAPGDPSLIQKIEGLNAKTRTNDGWQNSSSVVNRDEQESQPRTLNSGNSANKVSARNHRTGHASDSKNSSHYNQGDSATNKNAEPAAMGGTSIFRRPTQQTQGRADPQTKRIVNSEGNDAWQKTTVMSGSSHTTLATNTESFREVNVDDSLDTESIRRPGSGISADPKDNQRSTMRELARQRAQQRQKEEEERARDQRAKALAKLEELNRRSQIYEEGSVKNMEAASNASPADMPTDPGSHSSNATNSVEPTGGSGKNTTQNTRTSTEYANNVGPSQQDNLPRDGGASKQKRLGYKQKQNIIFEKKPTGSSVATAEVFDVVPSPEVVNEGVSSNNSDMPATSTVSAESTFPKRKNNRNGKKKHKAEETATMNTTRVAVGKETKSGDESIETARARAAEIELGSVSVPSLDIKVSGDSSEQISSFTNEESQNRAKNNWKSQHVRRTQRNSLVNKPAEKFSGNNAVIWAPVHPQQKADVSTGGGSQTTVPEFGTSSKSQHQGQTSSKSKRVEIERYVPKPIVKEMAEQIVSKNLVTSAPDMSENVNQKENRGGEGTGILQPSGSTAGKSGSPSKSRHGNGRQGKHGREHASWHQRGSGAPTKALEDGQFVTSNQPIRGTVNYHSSKQTEQIAAKDQTTCNKDGWNDGWYMTPETHYSAAEEMESSAVGKDQGMSMHGRQHASRSNKDGGSNYGDPKKGNKRDFNKAHTQHSGHGFSQPDLPAASKEGRVPGDHVWHTANRTGKYGGRESTRDKPYGSQEKNVVGYEHQGFTTEQKTTSADTQAQLQNRSTNKEVQVEQNPNSMFQKNTGQGRRFGRGQESQGGWGLPAQENMHHHHQRPPSNRDRQKQNLHYEYKPVGSHTYDGERSREQSKESSQTEGPRYREKGQGQQRQGGYQQQRGTSGRNGGHGFTGDRN from the exons ATGACCTCTAGCACGACAGGAGATCGaag CAGATGGGGTACTACAAGAAGAAGTGGCATGACTATATTGGGAAAGGTTGCTGTTCCAAAACCGATTAACTTACCAAGCCAAAG GTTAGAGAACCAAGGCCTTGACCCAAATGTAGAAATTGTTCCAAA GGGAACACTTAGTTGGGGCAGTAAATCATCACTGAATGCTTGGGGGACATCATCCTTGTCACCACGAACTGAAAGTGGCCCTGGTTCACCAAGCCACCTCAGTAATCGACCTTCTTCTGGTGGAAGTGTCACTCGACCTTCAACTGCCGATAGTAACAAAGCAcatgactcttcttcttctgttgcaTGGGATTCGAACTCGCGGCCTTCATCAGCATCTGGGGTGTTTCCATCTAATCAGCCATCAGTTGCACTACAGCGTCCACATAGTGCAGACACAAGACCAGGAAGTTCCCAGTTATCCCGATTTGCTGAACCCGTGTCAGAGACTTCTGCAACATGGGGTCAACATGTGGCGCCAGAGAAGTTG GGAGTTGCTCCATCAAAGAATGATGGGTTTTCTTTGACTTCTGGAGATTTTCCTTCCCTTGGTGCTGAAAAGGACACTTCTGAAAAGAGTACAAGGCCACAAG ATGCTGGACCTCACGCTCGTCCTCCATCTTCGTCTGGAAGATCTGTGGAAGGGCAAGGTGTAGATTGCACAGAAG AAGCTAATGACCGGATTGGGGATGCCAATTCctggagaagagagaatcaaCCATACAGTGAAGATGCACCTAGACATTGTAGAGAGGAAGGGCAATTGGACTCACGTGGTTCACAATCTTATCCTAATGCTAATTTTCCTCCTCGGTATGATGCTTGGCGTGGTCCTCCAGTAAATAATCATCAAGGAGGTGGCTGGTACGGAGGGAACCACCCGTATGGTGCCCCAATGGGTCCTGGGGGTTTTCACATGGATCCTTTTCCATTTTATCCTACGCAAGTTCCACCTGCTCCTGGACATGGGGCTGGTCCTAGGGGTAATCACGCTAATAATGAAAGAATGTTCAGACCTCCAATGCTTGACTCTTATGTCCACCCAAGGATGCAGACTAGGCCTGGGTTTTATGTTGGTCCAGCGCCACACGAAGGCTACTATGGTCCTCCCATGGGGTATGGCAGTCCCAGCAACAGAGACCTACCTTTTGCAGGTAGGCCTACTGGTCCGCATGCTTATAACAATCATTCTGGTCAAGGTGGATATGATACGCCTGGAAGTTCAGTGTCTTTGGAACGGAACGAGTCATCACATTCTCAAGAAACACAAAGGCCATACAAGGTTCTCCTAAAGCACCAAGATGGGAGGTTTGGGGAAGATAATGCAAAGCGGGAAGAATTTCTTGGAAATAGGCTCCCGAATGCAGAGAAGATAGCTCAACAGATGCAAACTTCAAGAAACGAGAGGAGAGAAATCAGAAATGACGCAAGTGGTGAAGTACAACCAGTCAAAGCAGAACTTGCTGCCCCTGGAGATCCTAGTTTGATTCAGAAAATCGAGGGCTTAAATGCAAAAACTAGAACTAATGATGGTTGGCAAAATTCGTCATCTGTTGTTAATAGAGATGAGCAGGAAAGCCAACCACGTACACTCAATTCTGGGAACTCTGCAAATAAAGTTTCAGCCAGAAATCATCGAACTGGTCATGCAAGTGACAGTAAGAACTCATCACACTATAATCAAGGTGATTCTGCCACAAACAAGAATGCTGAACCCGCAGCTATGGGTGGAACTAGCATATTCAG GAGACCTACTCAACAGACTCAAGGCAGAGCAGATCCGCAGACCAAACGAATAGTGAACAGTGAAGGCAATGATGCTTGGCAGAAGACAACTGTTATGTCAGGCTCCTCCCATACAACTTTAGCTACAAACACAGAAAGCTTTCGCGAGGTTAATGTCGATGACTCTTTGGATACCGAGTCCATCAGGAGGCCTGGGTCGGGAATATCAGCAGACCCAAAGGATAACCAG CGTTCTACGATGAGAGAGTTAGCCAGGCAGCGTGCTCAACAGAGGCagaaagaggaggaagaaagagcGAGAGATCAGCGGGCTAAGGCTCTTGCAAAACTAGAAGAGTTAAATAGACGTTCCCAAATATATGAGGAGGGTTCAGTTAAGAACATGGAAGCTGCATCTAATGCTTCTCCGGCTGACATGCCAACAGATCCTGGATCTCATTCATCTAATGCTACAAATTCCGTAGAACCTACTGGAGGATCAGGAAAAAACACAACGCAAAACACGAGGACTTCAACAGAATATGCAAATAATGTGGGCCCTTCCCAACAGGATAATCTTCCACGTGATGGCGGTGCCTCAAAACAGAAGCGCTTGGGTTATAAGCAGAagcaaaatattatatttgagAAAAAACCGACAGGGAGCTCTGTTGCTACTGCAGAGGTGTTTGATGTTGTCCCGTCTCCTGAGGTTGTTAATGAAGGTGTCTCAAGCAATAACTCAGACATGCCAGCGACGTCAACCGTTTCAGCTGAGTCAACTTTcccgaaaagaaaaaataacaggaatggtaagaaaaaacacaagGCTGAGGAGACAGCAACTATGAATACTACAAGAGTTGCCGttggaaaagaaacaaaatcggGAGATGAGTCAATTGAGACTGCTAGGGCAAGGGCAGCTGAAATTGAGTTGGGGTCTGTTTCAGTTCCAAGCCTGGATATCAAAGTGTCTGGTGATTCGTCTGAACAAATCAGTTCCTTCACTAATGAAGAGTCTCAAAACAGAGCTAAAAACAACTGGAAATCTCAACATGTGCGTAGGACTCAAAGAAACTCACTGGTAAATAAGCCTGCAGAGAAATTTTCTGGCAACAATGCTGTTATTTGGGCTCCAGTACATCCACAGCAAAAAGCTGATGTTTCCACTGGTGGAGGGAGTCAGACTACTGTCCCTGAGTTTGGCACCTCTTCAAAAAGTCAGCATCAAGGACAGACTAGTTCTAAAAGCAAAAGAGTGGAAATTGAAAGATATGTACCGAAGCCTATAGTAAAGGAAATGGCTGAGCAAATCGTCAGTAAAAATCTAGTAACCTCTGCTCCAGATATGTCGGAGAATGTAAACCAGAAAGAAAATCGTGGAGGTGAGGGTACAGGAATTCTCCAACCTTCTGGTTCAACTGCAGGGAAATCTGGGTCTCCTTCAAAGTCAAGACATGGGAATGGTAGGCAGGGAAAGCATGGTAGAGAACATGCATCATGGCACCAGAGAGGTTCTGGAGCACCTACTAAAGCTTTGGAGGATGGACAATTTGTAACCTCAAATCAGCCCATCCGAGGAACAGTGAACTATCACTCTAGTAAGCAAACCGAACAAATTGCTGCCAAGGATCAAACCACATGTAATAAGGATGGATGGAACGATGGCTGGTATATGACTCCTGAAACGCATTACTCTGCTGCCGAAGAAATGGAATCCAGTGCTGTTGGAAAAGATCAAGGAATGAGCATGCACGGCAGGCAGCATGCTTCAAGAAGCAACAAGGATGGAGGAAGCAACTATGGTGACCCTAAAAAAGGCAATAAGAGGGATTTCAATAAAGCTCATACGCAGCACTCTGGCCATGGGTTTAGCCAACCAGATTTGCCTGCTGCTTCAAAAGAAGGTCGTGTCCCTGGAGATCATGTGTGGCATACAGCTAATAGGACAGGTAAGTATGGTGGTCGTGAAAGTACAAGGGACAAACCTTATGGATCTCaggaaaaaaatgttgttggaTACGAGCATCAAGGGTTTACTACAGAACAAAAAACGACATCAGCTGATACACAAGCCCAGTTGCAAAACCGATCTACCAATAAGGAGGTCCAGGTTGAGCAAAATCCGAATAGTATGTTCCAAAAGAACACAGGGCAGGGTCGACGGTTTGGAAGAGGGCAGGAGTCACAAGGAGGTTGGGGTTTACCGGCGCAAGAGAATATGCACCATCACCATCAGAGGCCACCTTCAAACAGAGATAGACAGAAGCAAAATCTGCATTATGAATACAAACCTGTTGGGTCTCATACTTATGATGGAGAACGTAGTCGAGAACAATCGAAAGAGAGTTCTCAGACAGAAGGTCCAAGATACAGAGAGAAGGGACAGGGGCAGCAAAGGCAGGGTGGATACCAACAGCAAAGGGGTACTAGTGGGAGAAACGGTGGTCATGGATTCACTGGTGATAGAAACTAA